Proteins encoded in a region of the Streptomyces akebiae genome:
- a CDS encoding GH12 family glycosyl hydrolase domain-containing protein encodes MQHRRPRLTRTAKIGAAVVTALAVGASVTVAMAGEEAKKCTDFDTITLGKYYVNNNVWNREKATGTQCVWDNSRSGSTISWGTSYSLANSATGKDHDVKSYASSVLGWHWGWKTDKAATQLPVRVGDRKPVRTGWEFSVSSNPGTMNVAYDLWLHSKDTADWQDQPTDEVMIWLNRQGGAGPLGTKYGSVSLGGAMWDIYTGDIGWKVFSFVRRANTTKATLNLDDFTQALVRRKLLSNDKYVSGIEAGTEVFKGTGRLDTKAYSVNIG; translated from the coding sequence ATGCAGCACCGTCGCCCCCGCCTGACCCGAACCGCCAAGATCGGCGCGGCCGTCGTCACCGCACTCGCCGTCGGGGCCTCCGTGACCGTGGCGATGGCGGGGGAGGAGGCCAAGAAGTGCACGGACTTCGACACGATCACGCTCGGCAAGTACTACGTGAACAACAACGTCTGGAACCGCGAGAAGGCCACCGGCACCCAGTGCGTCTGGGACAACTCCCGATCGGGCTCGACCATCTCGTGGGGCACCAGCTACAGCCTGGCCAACAGCGCCACGGGCAAGGACCACGACGTCAAGTCGTACGCGAGCAGCGTGCTCGGCTGGCACTGGGGCTGGAAGACCGACAAGGCGGCCACCCAGCTGCCCGTCCGGGTCGGTGACCGCAAGCCGGTGCGGACCGGCTGGGAGTTCTCGGTCAGCTCGAACCCCGGCACCATGAACGTCGCCTACGACCTGTGGCTGCACTCCAAGGACACCGCCGACTGGCAGGACCAGCCCACCGACGAGGTCATGATCTGGCTCAACCGACAGGGCGGAGCGGGCCCGCTCGGCACCAAGTACGGGAGCGTCAGCCTCGGCGGAGCCATGTGGGACATCTACACCGGTGACATCGGCTGGAAGGTGTTCTCCTTCGTCCGCCGCGCCAACACCACCAAGGCGACCCTGAACCTGGACGACTTCACCCAGGCCCTGGTCCGCCGCAAGCTGCTGAGCAACGACAAGTACGTCTCCGGCATCGAGGCGGGCACCGAGGTCTTCAAGGGCACGGGGCGCCTCGACACGAAGGCGTACTCGGTGAACATCGGCTGA